From Micromonospora sp. NBC_01699, a single genomic window includes:
- a CDS encoding ROK family transcriptional regulator, whose protein sequence is MSTAPRSGQVRPVRAPSDQLSLRRANLSRTLGHLRVHGPRSRAAIAAGTGLHKATVSSLVDELLARRLVRETGLEYSGTAGRPGRAVALDGAGVGALGVAINVDYLGVHGTDLAGRALVERRIPFDATRGGQDRCVPALTEVIRDALDDLERLGATPVGVTVAVPGLVDVARGTVVLAPNLDWHDLPLATRLTAALPAGLRVVVDNDANLAALAEHTYGVAAGSRDLVYLTGEVGVGGGVISDGRLLRGNDGFSGEVGHLPVDPAGRRCGCGRTGCWETKVGLAELVRAITPDRAYGLDPGPLRVPEERVAELHRRLAAGDPVALAAAAEVGRWLGLGGAILVNLVNPRVLVLGGYFATLADWLIPAARAELDRLAVAGPAAPCRFVASDLGFTAAARGAAGVVVDRVIADPTSVGNPRTAVARAAPARTP, encoded by the coding sequence ATGTCCACTGCCCCGCGCTCCGGTCAGGTCCGACCGGTCCGCGCGCCCAGCGACCAACTGTCGCTGCGCCGCGCCAACCTGTCCCGGACCCTCGGACACCTGCGGGTCCACGGCCCCCGCTCGCGCGCTGCCATCGCGGCCGGCACCGGTCTGCACAAGGCGACCGTGTCCAGCCTGGTCGACGAACTGCTGGCCCGGCGACTGGTCCGGGAGACCGGGCTGGAGTACTCCGGCACCGCCGGTCGGCCCGGACGCGCGGTCGCCCTCGACGGGGCCGGCGTCGGCGCCCTCGGAGTCGCGATCAACGTGGACTACCTCGGCGTACACGGCACCGACCTGGCCGGGCGGGCGCTGGTCGAACGCCGGATCCCGTTCGACGCCACCCGGGGCGGCCAGGACCGCTGCGTACCCGCGCTCACCGAGGTCATCCGGGACGCGCTGGACGACCTCGAACGACTCGGAGCCACCCCGGTCGGCGTCACCGTGGCGGTGCCGGGGCTGGTCGACGTCGCCCGCGGCACGGTCGTACTCGCGCCCAACCTCGACTGGCACGACCTACCGCTCGCCACCCGGCTGACCGCTGCCCTCCCGGCCGGTCTTCGGGTGGTCGTAGACAACGACGCCAACCTCGCCGCGCTCGCCGAACACACCTACGGGGTGGCGGCCGGCAGCCGCGACCTGGTCTACCTGACCGGCGAGGTGGGCGTGGGCGGTGGGGTGATCTCCGACGGCCGGCTGCTGCGCGGCAACGACGGCTTCTCCGGGGAGGTCGGACACCTGCCGGTGGACCCGGCCGGGCGCCGCTGCGGCTGCGGCCGGACCGGCTGCTGGGAGACGAAGGTCGGACTCGCCGAACTCGTCCGCGCGATCACCCCCGACCGGGCGTACGGCCTGGACCCGGGACCGCTGCGGGTACCCGAGGAGCGGGTCGCCGAACTGCACCGCCGGCTGGCCGCCGGCGACCCGGTCGCGCTGGCCGCCGCCGCCGAGGTCGGCCGCTGGCTCGGTCTCGGCGGGGCGATCCTGGTCAACCTGGTCAACCCACGGGTGCTCGTGCTCGGCGGGTACTTCGCCACGCTGGCCGACTGGCTGATCCCGGCCGCACGGGCCGAACTCGACCGCCTCGCCGTGGCCGGCCCGGCCGCACCCTGCCGGTTCGTCGCCTCCGACCTCGGCTTCACCGCCGCCGCGCGCGGCGCGGCCGGTGTTGTCGTCGACCGGGTGATTGCCGACCCCACCTCGGTGGGTAACCCCCGTACCGCCGTGGCTCGGGCCGCACCCGCCCGAACCCCCTAG
- a CDS encoding phosphatase PAP2 family protein: protein MPVPLAELGPAPYAVDGASPQTAAGPGTAVRQPRSVPAAGRRPVGCPRALGAVRELLLVAALWAAYSLGRLVADGHVPTAMANAHRVWDLERALHLPDEASLQHLLAHSETLLRTANGYYAYVHFPATVAFLVWLYLRRPDHYRRARNTLAVLTGAALVVHLLFPLAPPRMLADTGLVDTAARYGPSVYGSPTADDLTNQYAAMPSLHVGWALLVAVGLVAATRSRWRWLWLIHPALTLTVVVATANHYWLDGIVAAAILALIPFLLPALRRPPASGTTGHPVRTPVQKTRADGGTVAMPSISSRLLTVSLTLAGVRRWQFAPKRFIGAAAPPRDPNGHRPPILRHVTVRRQDVEQWPTYVVTPVSGGSAGQILYLHGGAYATEITVGHWNLVARLAERTDRTVTVPIYPLTPEYGHRDVFPTLHRLYRRVAALGSADRLAVVGDSAGAGMALALVQSLPAGDPRPGDLVLLSPWLDATMTNPDIPAIAPRDPLLKPAHLRSLGHLYALPDLPSVAEVSPINGPLRDLGRVTLFTGTRDVLNPDARRLRHLAAEQGTEIVLHEYPGMLHDWVLTPIPEAKRVIGQIADLLTPTRPAAPPPPQLKPTPDRSPPPQPR from the coding sequence ATGCCCGTACCCCTCGCAGAGCTCGGCCCGGCGCCGTACGCCGTCGACGGCGCGTCACCGCAGACCGCCGCCGGCCCCGGCACGGCGGTACGGCAACCCCGATCCGTCCCCGCCGCCGGGCGACGGCCGGTCGGCTGTCCCCGCGCCCTCGGGGCGGTACGGGAGCTGCTCCTCGTCGCCGCGCTCTGGGCCGCGTACAGCCTGGGTCGGCTGGTCGCCGACGGTCACGTGCCCACCGCGATGGCCAACGCCCACCGGGTCTGGGACCTCGAACGGGCGCTGCACCTGCCCGACGAGGCGAGCCTCCAGCACCTGCTCGCACACAGCGAGACGCTGCTGCGCACCGCGAACGGCTACTACGCGTACGTGCACTTCCCGGCCACCGTGGCGTTCCTGGTCTGGCTCTACCTGCGCCGCCCCGACCACTACCGCCGGGCCCGCAACACCCTCGCCGTACTCACCGGCGCGGCCCTGGTCGTCCACCTGCTCTTCCCGCTTGCCCCGCCCCGGATGCTCGCCGACACCGGTCTGGTCGACACCGCCGCCCGCTACGGCCCGTCCGTCTACGGCTCGCCGACCGCCGACGACCTCACCAACCAGTACGCGGCCATGCCCTCACTGCACGTCGGCTGGGCGCTGCTGGTCGCCGTCGGACTCGTCGCCGCCACCCGGAGCCGGTGGCGCTGGCTGTGGCTGATCCACCCGGCGCTCACCCTCACCGTGGTCGTCGCCACCGCCAACCACTACTGGCTCGACGGCATCGTCGCCGCCGCCATCCTCGCGCTGATCCCGTTCCTGCTGCCCGCCCTGCGTCGTCCCCCGGCGAGCGGCACCACCGGGCACCCGGTACGGACGCCCGTGCAGAAAACCCGCGCCGACGGAGGAACCGTAGCCATGCCCAGCATCAGCAGTCGCCTGCTGACCGTCTCACTGACCCTGGCCGGTGTGCGGCGGTGGCAGTTCGCCCCGAAACGCTTCATCGGTGCCGCCGCCCCGCCCCGCGACCCGAACGGACACCGGCCACCGATCCTGCGGCACGTCACCGTGCGGCGGCAGGACGTCGAGCAGTGGCCGACGTACGTCGTCACCCCGGTCTCCGGCGGATCCGCCGGGCAGATCCTCTACCTGCACGGCGGCGCGTACGCGACCGAGATCACCGTCGGGCACTGGAACCTCGTCGCCCGGCTGGCCGAGCGGACCGACCGCACCGTGACCGTACCGATCTACCCGCTGACCCCGGAGTACGGCCACCGGGACGTGTTCCCGACCCTGCACCGCCTCTACCGGCGGGTCGCCGCGCTCGGGTCGGCGGACCGGCTCGCGGTGGTCGGCGACTCGGCCGGTGCCGGCATGGCGCTCGCCCTGGTGCAGTCGTTGCCGGCCGGCGACCCTCGCCCCGGTGACCTGGTCCTGCTCTCGCCGTGGCTGGACGCGACCATGACCAACCCGGACATCCCCGCGATCGCGCCACGGGACCCGCTGCTCAAGCCCGCGCACCTGAGATCCCTCGGACACCTGTACGCGCTGCCGGACCTGCCCTCGGTGGCCGAGGTGAGCCCGATCAACGGCCCGCTGCGCGACCTCGGCCGGGTGACCCTGTTCACCGGCACCCGCGACGTGCTCAACCCCGACGCCCGGCGGCTGCGACACCTCGCCGCCGAGCAGGGCACCGAGATCGTCCTGCACGAGTACCCGGGCATGCTGCACGACTGGGTGCTCACCCCGATCCCCGAGGCGAAGCGGGTGATCGGCCAGATCGCCGACCTGCTGACCCCGACCCGCCCCGCCGCCCCGCCACCACCCCAGCTCAAACCCACCCCTGACCGCTCCCCACCGCCCCAGCCCCGTTGA
- a CDS encoding spermidine synthase produces the protein MTTEPRTAAGDRAATTELLVDRVRPNGRILLVDGVPQSYVDLVDPTYLHFDYVRRMASVVDAAATGGAALRVLHLGGGGLTLPRYVAATRPGSVQVVVERDAALVDLVRRELPPPAGDLTVRVADARAALESEPDGGFDLVLADVYQAARMPAHVASVEFAAQAARVLRPDGIYLVNLTDLPLLAFSRVQAATLRARFADVAVIASRAMLRGRRYGNLVLAAAREPDRLPVSRLVNRAARDPVPGGVLHGPALDRFVAGSRPATDADRGADPV, from the coding sequence GTGACGACCGAACCTCGGACGGCGGCCGGGGACCGGGCCGCGACGACGGAACTCCTGGTCGACCGGGTCCGGCCGAACGGCCGCATCCTGCTCGTGGACGGCGTACCCCAGTCGTACGTGGACCTGGTCGACCCGACGTACCTGCACTTCGACTACGTACGGCGGATGGCCTCGGTGGTTGACGCGGCGGCGACCGGCGGCGCGGCGCTGCGGGTGCTGCACCTCGGTGGCGGCGGGCTCACCCTGCCGCGTTACGTCGCGGCGACCCGGCCCGGCTCGGTCCAGGTGGTGGTGGAACGCGACGCCGCCCTGGTCGACCTGGTCCGGCGGGAGCTGCCGCCGCCGGCCGGTGACCTGACCGTACGGGTCGCCGACGCGCGTGCCGCCCTGGAGAGCGAGCCGGACGGTGGGTTCGACCTGGTGCTCGCCGATGTCTACCAGGCGGCGCGGATGCCCGCACACGTGGCCAGCGTCGAGTTCGCGGCGCAGGCCGCCCGGGTGCTCCGGCCGGACGGGATCTACCTGGTCAACCTGACCGACCTGCCGCTACTGGCGTTCTCCCGGGTCCAGGCGGCGACCCTGCGGGCACGGTTCGCCGACGTCGCGGTGATCGCCAGCCGGGCGATGCTGCGCGGCCGGCGCTACGGCAACCTGGTGCTGGCCGCCGCCCGCGAGCCGGACCGGCTGCCGGTGTCCCGGCTGGTGAACCGGGCCGCGCGGGACCCGGTGCCGGGCGGGGTGCTGCACGGCCCGGCGCTGGACCGGTTCGTCGCCGGCAGCCGCCCGGCCACCGACGCCGACCGGGGCGCCGACCCGGTCTGA
- a CDS encoding M20/M25/M40 family metallo-hydrolase produces the protein MASDESPGPQPTKPTRRTFLSAATVTAAAAATVPLLAEPAVAGGHGGDDGPGRPTRPQSPDRELRRLLDEVDQRRIEAIVRRLAAFGTRHTLSSQDDPQRGIGAARDWIHQQLQGYVAGSGGRLTVELQSYIQQSASRIPVPTRITNVVATLRGTTSPNRVYVITGHYDSRCTDVMDFSSDAPGADDDASGVAVLMELARVMSTRPIEATVVFAAVAGEEQNLYGSTYLAQQYKAAGTDIQGMFSNDIVGSSRADDGTRDPKSVRLFAEGVPTSETPGQASTRQSVGGENDSPSRQLARFVSDVADNSATGMNVRVIYRRDRYLRGSDHIAFLREGWPAGRFTEPNEDFAHQHQDVRVVDGKQFGDLPEFCDYGYITRVARVNAAVLWSLAQGPGTPKRATIVTTNLTNDTELRWERGTEPDLAGYEVLWRETTEPEWTHAIEVGDVTTVTIDLSKDNVFFGIRAVDRDGHRSPVAFPQPGS, from the coding sequence ATGGCATCTGACGAGTCCCCCGGCCCACAGCCCACGAAGCCGACCCGCCGTACGTTCCTCTCCGCCGCCACCGTGACGGCCGCCGCGGCGGCGACCGTGCCGCTGCTCGCCGAGCCGGCCGTCGCCGGCGGTCACGGCGGGGACGACGGCCCCGGCCGACCGACCCGCCCGCAGTCCCCCGACCGGGAGTTGCGCCGGCTGCTGGACGAGGTCGACCAGCGTCGGATCGAGGCGATCGTACGGCGGCTGGCCGCCTTCGGCACCCGGCACACGCTGTCCAGCCAGGATGACCCGCAGCGGGGCATCGGGGCCGCCCGGGACTGGATCCACCAGCAGTTGCAGGGCTACGTGGCCGGCTCCGGTGGACGGCTGACGGTCGAGTTGCAGTCGTACATCCAGCAGTCCGCGTCCCGGATCCCGGTGCCGACCCGGATCACCAACGTGGTCGCCACCCTGCGCGGCACCACCTCCCCGAACCGGGTGTACGTCATCACCGGCCACTACGACTCGCGGTGCACCGACGTCATGGACTTCAGCAGCGACGCCCCCGGCGCGGACGACGACGCCTCCGGGGTGGCGGTGCTGATGGAACTGGCCCGGGTGATGTCGACCCGGCCGATCGAGGCGACCGTCGTCTTCGCCGCCGTGGCCGGCGAGGAGCAGAACCTGTACGGCTCGACCTACCTGGCCCAGCAGTACAAGGCCGCCGGCACCGATATCCAGGGCATGTTCAGCAACGACATCGTCGGCAGCAGCCGGGCCGACGACGGCACCCGCGACCCGAAGTCGGTGCGGCTGTTCGCCGAGGGGGTGCCGACCTCGGAGACACCGGGGCAGGCCAGCACCCGGCAGTCGGTCGGCGGGGAGAACGACTCGCCGTCGCGGCAGCTCGCCCGGTTCGTCAGCGACGTCGCCGACAACAGCGCCACCGGGATGAACGTACGGGTGATCTACCGGCGGGACCGCTACCTGCGCGGCAGCGACCACATAGCGTTCCTGCGGGAGGGCTGGCCGGCGGGCCGGTTCACCGAGCCGAACGAGGACTTCGCCCACCAGCACCAGGACGTCCGGGTGGTGGACGGCAAGCAGTTCGGCGACCTGCCGGAGTTCTGCGACTACGGCTACATCACCCGGGTGGCCCGGGTGAACGCCGCCGTGCTGTGGTCCCTGGCCCAGGGACCCGGTACGCCGAAGCGGGCGACCATCGTGACCACCAACCTGACCAACGACACCGAGCTGCGCTGGGAGCGCGGCACCGAGCCGGACCTGGCCGGCTACGAGGTGCTCTGGCGGGAGACGACCGAACCGGAGTGGACCCACGCGATCGAGGTCGGCGACGTCACCACGGTGACCATCGACCTGTCGAAGGACAACGTCTTCTTCGGCATCCGGGCGGTGGACCGGGACGGTCACCGCAGCCCGGTCGCCTTCCCGCAGCCCGGTAGCTGA
- a CDS encoding DEAD/DEAH box helicase, whose protein sequence is MSSESVQPDPADPVDSFGDDDGAGTFADLGLRAELLGALSALGYEEPTAIQRETIPPLLAGRDLLGQAATGTGKTAAFALPLLHRMPADRRSGDPVALVLVPTRELAVQVSEAVHRYGRELGVRVLPIYGGQPIGRQLRVLDSGVDVVVATPGRALDHIARGTLRLGQLVTVVLDEADEMLDMGFAEDIEAILAQTPEQRQTVLFSATMPSRIDGMARQHLRTPVRIEIGRASTPTGTAPLVRQTAYVVARAHKPAALGRVLDAESPTAAIVFCRSREEVDRLTETMNGRGYRAEALHGGMSQEQRDRVMGRLRTGTADLLVATDVAARGLDIEQLTHVFNYDVPSAPESYVHRIGRVGRAGRQGVAITLAEPREHRMLKTIERVTGQRISIDRVPTVADMRTRRLELTRAALQESLLEDDLEQFRVIVETLTDEFDVMEVALAAVKLAHEASGIPVDDEEIPQVTLRGERDGRGPRDSRDGRGGRDGQRAGRPRQGNMTCLFIGVGRRSGIRPQDLVGAITGETGVNGREIGSIEIADRFSLVEVPQAAADEVISRLRGTTIKGRKATVRRDREGTRD, encoded by the coding sequence ATGAGTTCCGAAAGCGTACAGCCCGACCCGGCAGACCCCGTCGACAGTTTCGGCGACGACGACGGGGCCGGCACCTTCGCCGACCTCGGGTTGCGGGCCGAGTTGCTCGGCGCGTTGAGCGCCCTCGGCTACGAGGAACCGACCGCTATCCAGCGGGAGACGATTCCGCCGCTGCTGGCCGGACGCGACCTGCTCGGGCAGGCGGCGACCGGGACCGGGAAGACGGCCGCGTTCGCGCTGCCGCTGCTGCACCGGATGCCGGCCGACCGGCGCTCCGGCGACCCGGTGGCGCTGGTCCTGGTGCCGACCCGCGAGTTGGCCGTGCAGGTCTCCGAGGCGGTCCACCGCTACGGCCGGGAGCTCGGCGTACGGGTGCTGCCGATCTACGGCGGGCAGCCGATCGGCCGGCAGCTGCGGGTCCTCGACAGCGGGGTGGACGTGGTCGTCGCCACGCCGGGCCGGGCGCTGGACCACATAGCGCGGGGCACGCTCCGGCTCGGGCAGCTCGTCACGGTCGTGCTCGACGAGGCGGACGAGATGCTCGACATGGGCTTCGCGGAGGACATCGAGGCGATCCTGGCGCAGACCCCGGAGCAGCGGCAGACGGTGCTGTTCTCGGCCACCATGCCGTCCCGGATCGACGGCATGGCCCGCCAGCACCTGCGCACCCCGGTACGGATCGAGATCGGCCGGGCGTCGACACCGACCGGTACGGCACCGCTGGTCCGGCAGACCGCGTACGTGGTGGCGCGGGCGCACAAGCCGGCGGCGCTGGGACGGGTGCTGGACGCCGAGTCGCCGACCGCCGCGATCGTCTTCTGCCGCAGCCGCGAGGAGGTCGACCGGCTCACCGAGACGATGAACGGGCGGGGCTACCGGGCCGAGGCGCTGCACGGCGGGATGAGTCAGGAGCAGCGCGACCGGGTGATGGGACGGTTGCGTACCGGCACCGCGGATCTGCTGGTCGCCACCGACGTGGCCGCGCGCGGGCTGGACATCGAGCAGCTCACCCACGTGTTCAACTACGACGTGCCGTCGGCGCCGGAGTCGTACGTGCACCGGATCGGGCGGGTCGGCCGGGCCGGTCGGCAGGGGGTGGCGATCACCCTCGCCGAGCCGCGCGAGCACCGGATGCTCAAGACCATCGAGCGGGTCACCGGCCAGCGGATCTCGATCGACCGGGTGCCGACGGTCGCGGACATGCGTACCCGGCGGTTGGAGCTGACCCGGGCGGCGTTGCAGGAGAGCCTGCTGGAGGACGACCTGGAGCAGTTCCGGGTGATCGTGGAGACGCTGACCGACGAGTTCGACGTGATGGAGGTGGCGCTGGCGGCGGTGAAGCTGGCCCACGAGGCGTCCGGCATACCCGTCGACGACGAGGAGATCCCGCAGGTCACGCTCCGGGGCGAGCGGGACGGTCGGGGTCCCCGGGACAGTCGGGACGGGCGCGGCGGCCGGGACGGTCAGCGTGCCGGCCGGCCCCGCCAGGGCAATATGACCTGCCTGTTCATCGGGGTGGGCCGGCGGTCCGGCATCCGGCCACAGGATCTGGTCGGGGCGATCACCGGGGAAACCGGGGTGAACGGCCGGGAGATCGGCTCGATCGAGATCGCCGACCGGTTCTCGCTGGTCGAGGTGCCGCAGGCGGCGGCCGACGAGGTGATCAGCCGGCTGCGCGGCACCACCATCAAGGGCCGCAAGGCCACCGTACGCCGAGACCGAGAAGGCACCCGCGACTAG
- a CDS encoding ThuA domain-containing protein, translating into MKLPIRRALAVAASGVLLAGTAVAATAGPAQAADPAYQVLVFSKTAGFRHDAIPVGIQAIRDLGAANNFTVTATEDAAQFTTTSLARFRTVVFLNTTGDVLNATQQTAFESYVNGGGGFVGVHSAADTEYDWPYYGQLVGAWFASHPAIQQANVNVEDRTHAATAHLPATWTRTDEWYNYRTNPRAQVKVLASLTESSYSGGSMGDHPIAWCHPQATGRAFYTGFGHTQASYADAAFRAHLLGGIRYAAGWAPAACTPGGGGGGGSVTVEAEAFTSQSGVQRVGKGTASGGATVGYIENADWTGYASVSTAGRTGFSARVSSAGAGGTIEVRSGSATGTLLGSVAVPNTGGWETFRTVTTTLTASATGPLFLRFTGGSGSLFDVDTVTLTGGS; encoded by the coding sequence ATGAAACTCCCGATCCGTCGCGCGCTGGCGGTCGCCGCATCCGGCGTGCTGCTCGCCGGCACGGCCGTCGCCGCCACCGCCGGCCCGGCCCAGGCCGCCGACCCCGCGTACCAGGTCCTCGTCTTCTCCAAGACGGCCGGATTCCGGCACGACGCCATCCCCGTCGGCATCCAGGCGATCCGTGACCTCGGCGCGGCGAACAACTTCACCGTCACCGCCACCGAGGACGCCGCCCAGTTCACCACGACCAGCCTGGCCCGGTTCCGTACCGTGGTCTTCCTCAACACCACCGGCGACGTGCTGAACGCCACCCAGCAGACCGCCTTCGAGTCGTACGTCAACGGCGGCGGCGGGTTCGTCGGCGTGCACTCGGCCGCCGACACCGAGTACGACTGGCCGTACTACGGCCAACTCGTCGGCGCCTGGTTCGCCTCCCACCCGGCCATCCAGCAGGCGAACGTCAACGTGGAGGACCGTACCCACGCCGCCACCGCACACCTGCCGGCGACCTGGACCCGCACCGACGAGTGGTACAACTACCGCACCAACCCGCGTGCCCAGGTGAAGGTGCTGGCCAGCCTGACCGAGTCCAGCTACTCCGGCGGCAGCATGGGCGACCACCCGATCGCCTGGTGCCACCCGCAGGCGACCGGACGGGCGTTCTACACCGGCTTCGGCCACACCCAGGCCTCGTACGCCGACGCCGCGTTCCGCGCACACCTGCTCGGCGGCATCCGGTACGCGGCGGGCTGGGCCCCGGCCGCCTGCACGCCCGGTGGCGGCGGTGGCGGCGGCTCGGTCACCGTGGAGGCCGAGGCGTTCACCTCGCAGTCCGGCGTCCAGCGGGTCGGCAAGGGCACGGCCAGCGGCGGCGCGACCGTCGGCTACATCGAGAACGCCGACTGGACCGGGTACGCCTCGGTGAGCACCGCCGGGCGTACCGGCTTCTCGGCCCGGGTCTCCTCCGCCGGTGCCGGCGGCACGATCGAGGTTCGTTCCGGTTCGGCCACCGGCACCCTGCTCGGCTCGGTGGCGGTGCCGAACACCGGCGGCTGGGAGACCTTCCGTACGGTCACCACCACCCTGACCGCGTCGGCGACCGGGCCGCTGTTCCTGCGCTTCACCGGCGGCTCGGGATCGCTGTTCGACGTCGACACGGTGACCCTCACCGGCGGTAGCTGA
- a CDS encoding NAD(P)/FAD-dependent oxidoreductase, producing MTTPRVVIVGAGFAGYHAAKRLSRLSRGRADITLINSTDYFLYLPLLPEVAAGVLEPTRITVPLTGTLPGVRVVVGEVDRVDLRSRRIGFTPPEGDHRELGYDRLVLSVGSVNKLLPLPGVTEHAHGFRGMPEAVFLHDHVVRQIELADATDDAAERVARSTFVVVGAGYTGTEVAAHGQLFTDRLTAQRPGFDVRPRWMLLDVADRVLPELDERMSATAQRVLDNRGIDVRMGTSVKEATADGVRLSDGEYVPTRSLIWCVGVRPDPLVADLGLGTERGRLTVDEFLGVPGFPEVYACGDAAAVPDLTRPGQVTPMTAQHAERQGKLVAHNIAASYGRGRRRAYRHHDLGFVVDLGGRDAAANPLQVPLSGLAAKAVTRGYHLLALPSNRARVAVDWLLDAVLSRPAVQLGLVPANAVPLESASPELPTRIGSR from the coding sequence ATGACCACACCGCGTGTCGTGATCGTCGGAGCCGGTTTCGCCGGGTACCACGCGGCGAAACGGCTGTCCCGCCTGTCCCGTGGCCGGGCCGACATCACCCTGATCAACTCGACCGACTACTTCCTCTACCTGCCCCTGCTGCCCGAGGTCGCGGCGGGCGTACTGGAACCGACCCGGATCACCGTCCCGCTGACCGGCACCCTGCCCGGCGTACGGGTGGTCGTCGGCGAGGTGGACCGGGTCGACCTGCGCAGCCGTCGGATCGGGTTCACCCCGCCCGAGGGCGACCACCGGGAGCTGGGCTACGACCGGCTCGTACTCTCCGTCGGCAGCGTCAACAAGCTGCTGCCCCTGCCCGGCGTGACCGAGCACGCGCACGGGTTCCGGGGCATGCCGGAGGCGGTCTTCCTGCACGACCACGTGGTTCGTCAGATCGAGTTGGCCGACGCCACCGACGACGCGGCCGAGCGGGTCGCCCGGAGCACGTTCGTGGTGGTCGGCGCCGGCTACACCGGGACCGAGGTGGCCGCGCACGGGCAGCTGTTCACCGACCGGCTCACCGCCCAGCGGCCCGGATTCGACGTCCGCCCCCGGTGGATGCTGCTCGACGTCGCCGACCGGGTGCTGCCCGAACTGGACGAGCGGATGTCGGCGACCGCGCAGCGGGTGCTCGACAACCGGGGGATCGACGTACGGATGGGCACCTCGGTCAAGGAGGCGACGGCGGACGGGGTCCGGCTCAGCGACGGCGAGTACGTACCGACCCGCTCGCTCATCTGGTGCGTCGGGGTACGCCCGGATCCGCTGGTCGCCGACCTCGGGCTCGGCACCGAACGGGGCCGGCTGACGGTGGACGAGTTCCTCGGCGTACCCGGCTTTCCCGAGGTGTACGCGTGCGGCGACGCGGCCGCGGTGCCCGACCTGACCCGCCCCGGCCAGGTCACCCCGATGACCGCCCAGCACGCCGAACGACAGGGCAAACTGGTGGCGCACAACATCGCCGCCTCGTACGGGCGGGGCCGACGGCGGGCGTACCGGCACCATGACCTGGGCTTCGTGGTGGACCTCGGTGGCCGGGACGCGGCCGCGAACCCGTTGCAGGTGCCGCTGTCCGGGTTGGCGGCCAAGGCGGTCACCAGGGGCTACCACCTGCTCGCGCTGCCGAGCAACCGGGCTCGGGTGGCGGTGGACTGGCTGCTCGACGCGGTCCTGTCCCGGCCGGCGGTGCAACTGGGCCTGGTCCCCGCCAACGCCGTACCGCTGGAGAGCGCCTCGCCCGAACTCCCGACCCGGATCGGGAGCCGCTGA